A window of the Lactuca sativa cultivar Salinas chromosome 5, Lsat_Salinas_v11, whole genome shotgun sequence genome harbors these coding sequences:
- the LOC111897061 gene encoding zinc finger protein ZAT12, with the protein MFPQLTQKHHPQNKFQETFDQYHMTVKRQLEDDTDHEIENMAMANCLMLLSRVGKSSSLSPEPGRLFHCKTCNKPFQSFQALGGHSASHKRPKLNDEHNQSPAKPKTHGCSVCGQEFAIGQALGGHMRRHRDDATGKTIQVAGKKQSGTGMRGLCLDLNLTPYENDLKMWPIVT; encoded by the coding sequence ATGTTCCCACAACTCACTCAAAAACATCATCCGCAAAACAAATTTCAAGAAACTTTCGATCAATATCATATGACGGTGAAAAGACAGCTAGAAGATGACACAGATCATGAGATCGAGAACATGGCCATGGCTAACTGCTTAATGCTACTCTCTCGTGTGGGAAAATCAAGTTCTTTGTCGCCGGAACCAGGCCGGTTGTTTCACTGTAAGACCTGCAACAAACCGTTTCAGTCGTTTCAAGCGCTTGGAGGCCACAGTGCCAGCCATAAACGGCCGAAGTTAAACGATGAACATAATCAATCCCCGGCGAAACCCAAGACGCATGGGTGCTCGGTTTGTGGACAGGAGTTTGCCATCGGGCAAGCCTTGGGTGGTCATATGCGGCGGCACCGTGATGATGCCACCGGAAAAACTATCCAGGTGGCGGGGAAGAAACAAAGTGGGACTGGGATGAGAGGGTTGTGTTTGGATTTGAATTTGACTCCGTATGAGAACGACTTGAAGATGTGGCCGATTGTtacttaa